The following is a genomic window from Patagioenas fasciata isolate bPatFas1 chromosome 1, bPatFas1.hap1, whole genome shotgun sequence.
CCAGGGATCTCATAGAATAATGGTATATGACAAGTGACCTACATGATTTTAAAAGCTCCtcattttcaagttttctttcaaCTTTTGTTTCAACTTTACCTACTTTAAAATCAGTGCTCTTAGATAACGTATCTCTGTTCCTAATCACACCTGCAGTTCAAACATTACAGTTGCACCTATggacatgttttcaatttagacttAAGTCTTAGATGAACTAATATTATCTGGAATCCCAGGTTTCAAAATCCCATATATAAGAGCTCACCTACCTCGCATCATTTCATATCCCTATGTACACACTAGAGCTCTGTGTGACATCACCACTGGGTATGTTGTGAGTGACAGCAATTGCAGAATGGGTAACCGCTAATGGTGTTCATGAGTAATTGCACATTCATTATTCTCATCCATGAATATTTACTCTTTCCGTTGTCAAACGTGCAGTTCATGGGTACTGTATACTGACTTAGTAGTAGTCTAAAAGGTCTGACACACTTTGATAACTCCTGTCActtgcaagtaaaaaaaaaaaaaaaaattcaataccACTACAGTTAATATTTAATCTTccagggcagaaaaagaaaaccaaacctaaaccttAAGGTATTCACTCCACATAAGGGTGCCAGAAACTGGCTGTTGGGTCTCCACACTGGGTGTCAAAGCTCAGAAACTGATGCATTTGCTTTTTCTAGGCAAGCCTAAGCAGAGGAACAAAAATACTCTCTTTAAatgattactctttttttttaaattgtattccttcactgaaaacaatatttttagagAAACAGTTGTTAGCTTACCATTCTCTCTGAACAAAGTGCACCATCTCTTGAATAGTGGATGGCTCACAGACCATATAGAGTCCCCAGAGCCCTGTATCAGTGTAGCAGGTGTTGAAGGACTGGAAACTGTGACACAGGTTCCCATGGCAGGCAACCTGAGCAAGTTTGCTGGATAAATTCTGCtgaggcaaaagaaaaatgtattatttatgaAGTTTTTTTGAAAGCCTATTAGTTGCCTCCATGGTCTCCAGCTTCTATTTCAGTGATGACAGAACACGCAGTAGTATCACAGGCTCCAGCAGAACCTACTAAGTTAACTATAATTTCCAAGTAACAGCCCAGATTTAAGACAAAATCATAAAGCTACTTCGGGTCAAGACAGGGACAGTTACTGATACCCATGGGTTCTGACAACATACAGGTATGAAGCATCCTATTTTCTGTGAGGGCTGGCAAACCTCGAGTCACTTCTATTGTGGTGGTTTAGAACCACTTCCTAAGATTTTCCTAGATCTTGGGCAAAAAATTCTCTCAGACTCATGACTGAATCCCCTTCTCACACTCCAAAAAAAGGCCCTTCCAAAACAGCCATAGAGCAGCAGTAACACCATCAGATGGGTTTGAATGGGTCTGTACTGGCACTGCCCAAGTCTGAGAGATCTCCCCAGCCCACCAGCCCCATGAAGTGCAGGCAGGTGCTTGCAGGGTCACTCACCACGCCTCCTCCGAAGGAACGATCCCAGTTGCCTATCAGAGTATTCGCTACCATGAGGGGGATTGTATCTGGGTGCGACCAGCCAGCTGCTTCAACAGCTATCGCCAGGTGTGCCAGCGGCATCTTGTCATCTCTTATACGAATCTGTGGGAACATATGAAAGCAGCTGCTGTAGCACAACCTGTACACAGCAATGTATGTGGGAAGGTAAATATCAGGAGACAGACGTTTCCGTTACATCTGGATTACAAAGGATGCACATACAGAACCAGAAGTTAAAGTATATGAAGCTTTATTTAATATCAGCCTTAACTAGTCTTCTCTGTGGCAATTTCAGAGCACTTTGTCAACCACAAGCCTAACGCCACGCACATGGAGAGGGCATTACTGGTTATTTTACAACAAACAGCAGCAAGAAAATCTGCTGACTTTTCAAAATCCAAATAAAGGTAGGAATAGAACACATATGCCTCAGTTCTCTACCATATCCTTTAAATTAGTGATTCTCAACAAGTGGAAATGCTCCAACACAGTAGGCAAGGGGGTAAAGGGAAAGCAGCGGGGGCATGGGAAATATTCCTCCAGGACCTGATGAAACAGAAAAAGTGGCAGCAGTGAGGCTTGTCCAAGAAAGGTTGGGAAGTCCTGCTTTGGAAAACAGCTACTCCATTGCCCTCAATGGAGGCAAGAGACCTTTTAATCTGCTGAGTCTGTGGCTGAGCAGCTCTCCCTCCTCAGCAGAGAGCACGTCAGTTGTGCTCACAGGGGACATAAGGGTCAGCAGAAACAGCCGCCTAACAGCTTACCTCACTGCCTGTGAAGCTACAAGGCGGTAGGGGCGGCAGTCCTCCTTCTGGAGCAGACGGCAAGTTACCAAAATGGCACTTTGCTAGGTCCAGTAGCTCATCATGAGAGACCCCTGAACAAAGGTATTTCACACACCTTGTAATGTTACTATGTAAACAGTTAATTTAAATTGCTAAGCATTTTATGACTCAACCACACAGTAATTTATTCTTCCCCTGCATTAATGCCCCACTTTCAGATCCCTCGCACCTCCCCCGTACACAGAGTAAGACCATAACAATCACCCTCTTTAATTCTCTTCAATAGCTTTCTGTTAATATTACAGCAAATCAGGCTGTTTGCTCTCAGTTTCAAGCCTcaatgttatttctctttctctctgctttccttgcTATTCCCCTTTTCACACTGAACCCCTCCCGGGTCCCTTTTTTTCCCATCCACATGGAAGAATGACCTCGGGTCTCCAATTCACTTCTAGTAACTGATTTAAGAAGGTTTCTAGAATATTACTGATGGGAAAGGGGAGCAAAAGTTCAAAGAGCATTAAGGCACAAAACACACAGGGCTAAAAATGAACTTCCAGGACCTACTGAACAATTGGTAATTCATCACGTTGTGCCCAGAAACTTACAGACCGTGGTTTTAAGCAGTTTCACACGATCCAGGGTGAGTATCCCATACTAACCTCCAGCGGCAGCCAGGACCATTCTGGGTCCTTTGTAATGTGTTGTGATGTACTCCACCAAGTCATTACGGTTTATGGATCTAGAAACAGCCCAGGAAACATCACTACCGTGTCAGTAAAGTTTATTAGAGTAAAAAGAGATAAATGTCTAGAACAATATGATATCAAAATAATTATAAGTTCTGCCAATGTACAGAGCTGTGCACAGAAGCAGAAAGCTACAATAAGGGTGACTTCCTAAAACAGAAGTGGGAATTGGATACATTTTGCTTGTCAAAGCTGTTGTAGCTTCCTGAGAAGGAGCCAGAAGTGCAGCTCAGTCAGGTGGAGACATGATCCACTAATGATCTCATGGCAATGTGAAAACAGCACATTTAGCACTCTCCTGGTCTGCACTGGTACCAACAAATGCTGAGAGAGCAGTGCAAGTACAGCTGTATTTGCAATCACGTCTAACACCTGACCAACAAAGAAAAAGGAGTATTTGCAATTTTCTGTCAGATTCATTTTAACAAACAGGAGAAAAATCTGACAAATAATGAAGACACACAGTAGACACCTGAAGTTCACATACCGTTTGATGCCTGCTAACAGGGGAATGAAGACAATAGCAGAATTAAGACGATAGGGGAATTCTTATATCCAGTGGCATTTCAGCTATCTTCCAGggtaaaaatgaaaactgaaactaCTCCCTACATTTAAATATAAGCGTTCTCAATATATAGGTGTTACCACATAATCAAAGACAGCCACAAATCTGGACATACTTGATGTTTTCAGTGGGTCCTAAAATCGTCCgtcccagggctgtgtcctgataGGCTGTAGCATGAAGGTAATCAAAGACAACTTCTTGCAAATTGGTTTCAACCTCTTGCATCTCTCGAAGTATAACTCCTCGCTCACGTTCAATCTCTGCTTCTCCCAGAGTACTGTTCTGAATTATGTCAGCAAGAATTTCCACAGCTAATTGAAAACAGAGATGGGAATGGAAAGTGTATTTTCAGACTACTAGAAAAATCTGGCTCCAAGATTAAAACCCACCCCAAAGATCAAGCATCCCAAGGTTTGCTGATAAGATTTGCAAGGGGAGAGGACTTGCTCTGCAGAAAGGGAAAAGTccaaaatgtattttcctttggGAATGTAAAGACAGAAATACTTCAAATACCAGTTTCCATACTGGCACTCTCCTTTCCAAATCTGCATTCTCACATTCTGCAAAGTTCAAGAACGGACCTTTCACCCAGAAAGGATTGAACTGTTACGCTGTGAAAGGATCATTCTGTGTTGTCTCATCGGGAGCTGGACAAGCACTTTgttctttttgctgcttttctgattAATAAAAGCAGTTACCTCTTGGTAAGTCTTTTGAAAAAGCCTTTGCATAATACACGGTTTGTTCCCTGGATGTATACGCATTGAGATGAGCTCCCATGTTCTCAATCTCTAGTTCAAGGTCTAACTGAGATCTCTTTTTTGTtccctgaaataaaaaataataagaaattcaAACTAGACACTTAATTCACCTCTTATTACTACTTCTTGTCTGGAAAAGTCGAAgtcaagagaaagaaaactggCATACTAATCTCTCCAAGCTTGAAAGTCAGATCTAAATCTTACTATGCTcccaaatgaaaattaaatgctgGCAAAAGAGGGACTGTGTGTCTTCTAAGACTATTACAAGAAGTTAAGAATGAGTTAAAATTAGACCTGTGTTACTGACCTTCAGTTGTGTACCAGCTACACAGAAGTAGGATTTtagcttcacttttttttttcctttcttccatttGGAAAATGTATTCATACAATTCTAACAAAGTTCTTATCATTGATCTTTAAAACTAAATAACTTAGAAATCCAGTGTAAACTTCTACATCAATATTCATACTCACCTTGAAAGCCATATGCTCAAGGAAGTGAGCAGTTCCATTATTCTTCTCATTTTCATACCTGCTGCCAGCATCAATCCAAAGTCCAAccttattggggaaaaaaaaaaaatcattttaccaGTTAACAATGCAGCTTTACTCATTTTGTGTATGAACTACACTTACATTTTCAAaacctatttttaaatgtttttttccttaaacaaaaCAGGTTTTCAAGAATTAGGAAATTTttatcttcacaaaaaaaaaaaatctaatcacaAGCAATTTATAAAAGCCTTAAGATTTCTACTTCCTATCTTAAGTTTTAAGAATAATTCTTAATAAACATGGAAATCATGCAACTCAGTTCCATAGGGAAATGAAGACACATGAACAGTTACCAAAAAACCCTTCCCTTTACAAGTTACCTACTGTGCATGTTGAGAGTCCAGAGTCTTCAGAAGCAACTTGCAAGCCATTTTCCAGAGGACTGACCCTAGTTTCAGGaacatttaaaattacttctgttgCTGCTTGGGAAGCTCTGAGCCTGCCTGTTCCAACGTGCACACGCTGTAAGGAAGAAGCATCAGTCACATTCACATTGCTAAGGTTTATCCTAGGATGCTCTTCTGAAAAATTAATTCCTCAACTTAAACATTAAGTTCGTGGATCTTGTTTTAAAGcatgcatttaaaaagaaaaaaaatcagcactaaTTTATTCGCCACTACTTCACAGAAGGCATGCATTAATCTGACTCATAAGAATAACTTGAAGAAAACTAAAATGGAATAGACTGCATCTGCTCCCCTTCGATCAAATAATCTGACAGAAAAGCATGTTACTGTCATCAGGCAGCCACCCCAAGAGCCACACTTGTTTCCCAGTTCTGCCAGCAAGAGCCTGCAGGACCTTGAATAATATCCTTTATCATTTGGAATGATTTGGGGTACCTGCTTTCTAAAGTGAAGCGAGATACAGTCTGAGGGCCACGACCAGGAGTACAAATCACAGTCACCCATTGTTGCGAACAGGGACAGATACTGAAATTGCTACCTTTTATATAGTCACCTGGCAGTTAAAGCACATTAAATCACAATAgggtagaaaaaaaaagggaaaatataggTTAAAAAAATTTATTGCACATTTTCAACATCAAGCAATTTGAGTGTGTATCCCAAATGCAAACTTCAAGCaataagctattaaaaaaatattattttaaatgtatcaAACAAATAAAGATTTCCCTCACCATGTGACTGACATGAAAGTACAAAGTCCAGCTCTCACCCACTCCCCTCGTGGAATACCAATAGGCTAGATCTCTCAAAACCCATTTATTTTAGGATCACAGCACAATTCAAGTTTGAAgcgacctcaggaggtctctagtccaacctcctgcttcaCGCAGGATCACCTGTGGGGCCAGAACAATTTGCATGGGGCTTTCTACAGCTGCAGTATTGAAAATCTTTCAGGATGGTGAGAAactgcacagcctctctgggcagccagcTCCGTGGCTTGACTGCCTCATGGGAAAAAAGGGGTTTAATATATCCAGTTTTTCCTCCCTTGTTTCAGCTTAAGCCCATTGCCTCTCATTCTGCCACCATGTCTCACTAGGAAAAGCCTTGCTCTGTCTTCCTGACAGCCTTGTATGTGCTGGCAGGTTGCTGTTAGGTCCAACCAAAGctgtgtcttctccaggctgaacaagccccagACCCTCACCCCTCCTCACAGGGCAGGTGCTCCAGTCCACAATTATCTCTGCTGAACGCACTCCAGTTCACTAATGTCTTCCTTACCCTGAGGAGCACAAAACCAGCTGCCATATTCTAACCACCTCACAAGTGCAAACTAATCACTTGCTTTGATCTACTGCCTGTGTTCCTGCCTGTTCAGCCCAGGCTGCCACAGACACACTGCCTGCCCAGGCACGGCTGCTTGTCCTCCTGCCCCTCCGACCTCTTCCACACAGCCTCTCCCCTGACAGGCAGTTCCCAGCCTGGGCTGTTGCAAGGGATCGTTTTCACAGCCAGTCTGCGTTGCAGGGAAGGAAAAATATGAGTTTGAAAACAGTGTCCCCCTTTGGTTGTTAGAAGAAAAAGCCAGGGTTTCAGACTGGGAGGATGGGGAGAGATCTGGGATCAGGGCTGACGGATAGCCCCCACCTTACCAAGGGAGAGAGGCGGGTTTAAGCTTTCTCTGAGCCCCCTGGAGTGAGCACGGCAATGCCCGTGCCGGGGGGGCGCTGCTGCTGCCCCGCTTTGAGGCGTCGCGTCCCCGTCCCAGCGCTGCGCCGCTCCGGAGGCCACACCAGCCCCGACGCCTCGGCCCCGCGGGGGACGATATAGGGTGAGAGCGGCCTCCGAGAGCAGGCAGCAAACCCTGCGGCACCCGGGCTCGTTACCCAGGGCACCGTGTCCCGTCGAGGGGCGGCCGCCGCCTTCACCTCAGCTGGGCGGAGACTACAGCTCCCGGCACGCCCCGCGGcagcgcgcccgccccgccctgTCCCCGCCGCGACTACAAATCCCAGCGTGCACCGCGCCTCCCGGCCTCCGATCTCTCGCCCCCCTTGCGGCGGCCTGAGCACCAGCGGAGGGAGCCACCACGGCGCGGGACTTTCCGCAACCCCCTTCCCACTCCCCTTCCCCGTCCCGCCGCCTACCCGGTCCCCCGAGCCGGACGCTCGCACCGGGCGAGTGGACCAAGGCAGGAAAAGCCGCCGAGCCGCTAAGCGAGCCGTAGACGCAGCCATCTTGGCGAGCGGGTGGGCGGGGCGACGGCGGACTTCGGGCAGACGGTGCGCAGGAGCAGCAGCGCTCGTCCCGCCCAGTGGGgcggtcccgtcccgtcccgtcagGCGGCGTCGTGGCCTCAGTTCGGCCGGGCCGGCAGCTGGAGCTTCTGGGCCCGTCTTAGCCTTAGTATGACCCCCACCCCCCAGCCGCCGGTTAAAACTGCTGCCTCGCTTTTACCTGCCCTTTTCCTACCCTCTTTCCATGGTAGTGCAGTAATCCCCCCTCTCTTCAGAGCCCCTTATGGTGTTGCTGCTGCCCCAGGTGGGAGTTGATGCCTTCATGAGGAAACAGCAACACGGGCCCGAGCACGgctcagcagtgtgtgcccagcaGTGAGAGCGAGGCCCAGGACCTGATCCGAGCTATGGAAAGTTCGTGTTCCTCACAGAAGTGCTGCTTGCCtctaattcatagaatcattctggttggaaaaaacccttaagatcatcgagtccaaccattaatgtaactccaccactaaatcatgtccctaagaacctcatctgcacatCTGTCAAGAACCTCTAGGagtggtggctccaccacttccctgggcagcctgttccaatgcctgacaaccctttctgtgaagaaacctttactaatatccaatctgaacctcacccggtgcaactcgaggccatttccccttgtcctgtcacttgttacttgggagaagagaccaaccccctctatgctacaccctcctttcaggtagttgtagacagccaataaggtctcccctcagcctcctgttctccaagctgaacagccccaggtccctcacctgctcctcatcacacttgtgctccagacactttaccagcttcgtcgcctcctctgcactctctctagtacttcaatgtccttacGATAAGGGGccaaaaaaaccctgtattttcAGTGAGATGCTCCAGGAAACCACTGTCAAACTGAACTGTTCCAGAGCTGGCTAATGGTGAACCGTGCTAAACACTCTCAGTGAACCATTATTACCAGTTTCAGTGACCACAAAGTCCTGCATTTCTTCAGTTTGGAAGCTGCTGCAGGTAGACCTCATTGCCTGCTGGAATTCTTTCAGCCACGTCTCCTCACAGAGTTGAAACCGGGCACTACTGGTtgtgggcatcacatttgctgcAAACCTGATCCAACCTTGTAGGGGAAATCCCAAAACTGAAACAAGATAACAATCTAAGGTTTTAAGAAGTATTCTGAATAAATGCAAGGTACCTAAAAGATTGGACTGTTAGAGGTGGGGAGGGTAATTTCAATGCTCCATGGAGGCCAGCAGGCAGGGACTGCCCATGCCATTGCTGGTGACCTCCCCGATCTCCCAGTACAAGATGGCCCTGGGCAAACCCTCTGCTGGGAGCTCTCCCTCCTAGATGCCAGGGGCTGGGAAGAGCTTGAGGGAATGGCACTTGACAAGAGCCAGATTTGGGCTGGGAAAAGTTCTGGCACTGCACCAGTAGAGGAAACTTCCTTTAAGTGCCAGAGATCATTCCTGGGCATGCTTGGAGTGTATGGCTGTAGATAAATAGGTATAGACATGCAGAAAACAGTGCTGTGAGGTTTTACTCCCTGTTGaaatttttacttttcttcctgGAGTAGGAGCTTTTGACTTAGCCGATCAAGTATTATCtcaaaaatgaagggaaaagagaCATTAAATTCTATTATTTGTCTGAGTTAAGTGTGTTAAGTGTGACACAATACAAAGAACCAAAATACTGCTTTGAGAAATCTGTACTACATATGCTGGGGGAAAGACACTGCTTTCGATACTATTTTCCTAACTCAGGAGCTCCCCTCTGCCTCAGACTGTAGCACAGAGCTGACAACCTCCACCTCAGTACAGATACCACAGACCTTCCCCACTGCTGTCTTGCTTTGCTCCacaaagagagagaaagccagGCTCTCGCAGATTAGCTGAAGGGAGATAAATGCTCCTGGATTGTAGTCCCCAAATGTAGTACTGGCTTTTCCCCAGGTCTTTCTGTGCCCCCTTTTTAATAGATACAGCCAGTTTCTGAAGGAGCTGGGTGCAGAGTCCTCAGTCACTCTGTCTCTTgcccagggctctgcttccaccCTGGGTCTCGAAAATTATGGGGATTGAGGATCCTTCTGCTCAGTGTGAGCTGTCTCCTAAAATTGCCAAGATCCTGTTGCTCACAGTTGATTCACAAGAGCTGTCAGAAGTGGCATTCCTGTCGCTCTGTAATGTTACCACTCATGTAGATTTTAGGTGACAAAATTACTGTGACTCACATATCACAGTGATGGTTGTTAGAAATTCCTGAGATGTGTCAGTTGCTAAAGCTTGAGAAGGTTATTCACTGCGATTTACCTTCTCAGGGTCCAAAACATGGTGCAATTCCAGAAAAAGCcacagtattttaaatatatagttTTTTCTGGAACGTTTTTTGTGTGTAAGCAAGTTGTAATTCCCTTTGCAGTTCAGAATGAAAATGCACTGACTGCCCTAAAAAGTTTGTATTGCCACTTCATGTGCTGTGTGCTTAAACAGCAGCTTTAATCCCACAGTGGGGCTTGTCCATTTTCTGTCACAAGGACTGTAATTACATTAAAATAGTAAAACACCAAAACATAATATACTGCATACATTTAAAAACAGAAGTAGAAACTGTTGTTAACATATCGGTTAAAATATGAACCTAAATGCCAAGAAACCAGATGCTACCTAATTTGACAGGGATCAATTGTATATGTAAC
Proteins encoded in this region:
- the PMPCB gene encoding mitochondrial-processing peptidase subunit beta isoform X2, whose translation is MAASTARLAARRLFLPWSTRPVRASGSGDRRVHVGTGRLRASQAATEVILNVPETRVSPLENGLQVASEDSGLSTCTVGLWIDAGSRYENEKNNGTAHFLEHMAFKGTKKRSQLDLELEIENMGAHLNAYTSREQTVYYAKAFSKDLPRAVEILADIIQNSTLGEAEIERERGVILREMQEVETNLQEVVFDYLHATAYQDTALGRTILGPTENIKSINRNDLVEYITTHYKGPRMVLAAAGGVSHDELLDLAKCHFGNLPSAPEGGLPPLPPCSFTGSEIRIRDDKMPLAHLAIAVEAAGWSHPDTIPLMVANTLIGNWDRSFGGGVNLSSKLAQVACHGNLCHSFQSFNTCYTDTGLWGLYMVCEPSTIQEMVHFVQREWIRLCTSVTEKEVARAKNLLKTNMLLQLDGSTPICEDIGRQMLCYKRRIPIPELEARIEAIDAQTIREVCTKYICDKHPAVAAVGPVEQLPEYNKICSGMCLLQPLLSLRKTSSFLLFWN
- the PMPCB gene encoding mitochondrial-processing peptidase subunit beta isoform X1, which codes for MAASTARLAARRLFLPWSTRPVRASGSGDRRVHVGTGRLRASQAATEVILNVPETRVSPLENGLQVASEDSGLSTCTVGLWIDAGSRYENEKNNGTAHFLEHMAFKGTKKRSQLDLELEIENMGAHLNAYTSREQTVYYAKAFSKDLPRAVEILADIIQNSTLGEAEIERERGVILREMQEVETNLQEVVFDYLHATAYQDTALGRTILGPTENIKSINRNDLVEYITTHYKGPRMVLAAAGGVSHDELLDLAKCHFGNLPSAPEGGLPPLPPCSFTGSEIRIRDDKMPLAHLAIAVEAAGWSHPDTIPLMVANTLIGNWDRSFGGGVQNLSSKLAQVACHGNLCHSFQSFNTCYTDTGLWGLYMVCEPSTIQEMVHFVQREWIRLCTSVTEKEVARAKNLLKTNMLLQLDGSTPICEDIGRQMLCYKRRIPIPELEARIEAIDAQTIREVCTKYICDKHPAVAAVGPVEQLPEYNKICSGMCLLQPLLSLRKTSSFLLFWN
- the PMPCB gene encoding mitochondrial-processing peptidase subunit beta isoform X3, with amino-acid sequence MAASTARLAARRLFLPWSTRPVRASGSGDRRVHVGTGRLRASQAATEVILNVPETRVSPLENGLQVASEDSGLSTCTVGLWIDAGSRYENEKNNGTAHFLEHMAFKGTKKRSQLDLELEIENMGAHLNAYTSREQTVYYAKAFSKDLPRAVEILADIIQNSTLGEAEIERERGVILREMQEVETNLQEVVFDYLHATAYQDTALGRTILGPTENIKSINRNDLVEYITTHYKGPRMVLAAAGGVSHDELLDLAKCHFGNLPSAPEGGLPPLPPCSFTGSEIRIRDDKMPLAHLAIAVEAAGWSHPDTIPLMVANTLIGNWDRSFGGGVNLSSKLAQVACHGNLCHSFQSFNTCYTDTGLWGLYMVCEPSTIQEMVHFVQREWIRLCTSVTEKEVARAKNLLKTNMLLQLDGSTPICEDIGRQMLCYKRRIPIPELEARIEAIDAQTIREVCTKYICDKHPAVAAVGPVEQLPEYNKICSGMCLLRE